TCAAATTTAGTGATCTTCCCTGAAAAATTATTACCAATACCATATATAACTGTAGGATCTGATTGTAAACGCATACCTAACTTTAATCTATTATGTAATACTCCACTAATAACTGCTTTTTCCATATAGTTACTTGCTTCTTTCTCTATGATAGAACCCAAAATAATGGCCTCATAGGGAGTATTAATAATTGTACTAACTTTTCTTTTTTTCCATAATTTACTGATAATTTCATTAGATTTTTCATACGACATCTTTAAAACATCAAAATCTGTAGTATCAAAAGATATATAATATGTATCTGGATGAAACAATCCTTCAGGGCTTAATATTTTGGACCCTAATAATTTCATTAAATCAGAGTCATTAACGTCAGTTATTGTCTTCTTAAGATATATATTACTCTCTAATGCTTTACGAAATTGACTGAAATTCCAACCTTCCAAAAATGTTATATGATTATAGTAGCATTTACCTAGTACAAAATTATTCATTATATTGAAAGGAGTATCAATATTTGATAGTTTATATTCTCCAGACTTAAAAGATTTATCAGTATTGTAAATATATGTCATCCAAATGAAATTTCTAACATTGATATTAAAGCCCTTCTCATTAATTAACTTAGCTACTTTTTTGGCTGTATAACCATTTTTAATTATAATTCTAACATCACTATTTTTAGAAAATGATAATGGTTTCTTAGTCCATAATATAAATAATATGAATAAAAAATAAAAAACAGATGTTACAATTATAAATAGCAAATATATAAGTTTTTTAATTTTATTTGTAAACAATCTTTGATCCTATTGTAAAAATTTCTTGATAAATTAACTATATTTTAAAATAGTTAACCATCATGAAATTATCAAAATAAAGCTATGAAAACAGATTTTTCTTTTTACACACAACTAAATGATTTTAGTATTATAAGTATCACTGGTAAAGATAGTGAATCTTTTATACAAAGACAATATACACAAGATATTATAAATATATTTCAAGATAAAGCTTGTTTCTCTGGGTATTGCTCTCATAATGGAAAAGTTTTATTTACTACAATACTATGGAAAGAATTTGATAATAATACTAAAAATATTTACTGCATAATAAAAAATGATATTGTCGAATATTTTATTAAAAGATTGCAATTATTTATACTAAAATCTGACGTTGATATAAAAATTCATAAACAAGAACTACTTGGAGTATGTTTTGCAATAAATGATAAAACTTCATTTGAAGAAAAACATTCTATTCATTTAAAAGATGATGAATTTGAGATATCACATAATAAGTTTGGAACTTGGATTTCTGCCCCTTCAAATAATAATAAAAGATTTTGGCTAATTACTAACAATATTAGTTATCAAAAATTTATAAATAGCAATTTTTTTGAAATAAAAAAAACACAGGCTTTATATCAAAATATATGGCATTACAATGATTTCTGTACGAACCTCCCATTTATTGGAATACAAAATAGTAATTTATTTATAGCACAAAGTATCAATTTAGATTTAATCGGAGCTATTAGCTTTGACAAAGGTTGCTATCCTGGACAAGAAGTTATTGCAAGAATTCATTATAAAAATAAAATCAAATACAGAATGACTCTTGGTTTCTGTTATTTAAATAATTCTGTAATAAATAAAAATTTAATAGGGTATGATGTTTTCAACAAAGATGATTTAATAGAATGCGGACGTATTATAGATCATGTAACTTTAGATAATAAAATATTCATTTTATTAGAATTAGATATAAATTGTAATAATAAAAATATAGAATTATATATGAAGCACCCCAGCCAAAGTTTTGAATTGCAAAATAGCTTACAAATTTTTATAAAATAAACTCGAAAACACTTCCCGAAAAAGATGCTATTATCATAGATATAGCACCTAAAATAGAAATTCTTCTTATAGCTGGCCAAATTTTTGCTCCGCCTGTTATAGCAGAAACAGCACCTAAAATAGCTAAACAAATAACAGAACCAACTATGATTGATGGAATCAAACACCATACCGGAACTATGATAGAGATCATTATTGGCAATATAGACCCTAAAGCGAATGATATAGATGACGCTAATGCAGCCTGTAATGGACGAGCCCTGTTATGTATTAATATACCTAATTCATCTCTAGCATGAGCATCTAAAGCGTTATGATCAGTTAATTGGCTTGCTACTTGAGTAGCTAAATCATATGATACCCCTCTATCAACATATATTGAGATTAATTCTTCTAGCTC
The sequence above is drawn from the Candidatus Kinetoplastibacterium crithidii (ex Angomonas deanei ATCC 30255) genome and encodes:
- the mltG gene encoding endolytic transglycosylase MltG; this encodes MLFIIVTSVFYFLFILFILWTKKPLSFSKNSDVRIIIKNGYTAKKVAKLINEKGFNINVRNFIWMTYIYNTDKSFKSGEYKLSNIDTPFNIMNNFVLGKCYYNHITFLEGWNFSQFRKALESNIYLKKTITDVNDSDLMKLLGSKILSPEGLFHPDTYYISFDTTDFDVLKMSYEKSNEIISKLWKKRKVSTIINTPYEAIILGSIIEKEASNYMEKAVISGVLHNRLKLGMRLQSDPTVIYGIGNNFSGKITKFDLKKDTPWNTYTRYGLPSTPISSVSESSLWAALNPESHNYIYYVARGDGTTVFSITYESHNSKIKEYILKSKENK
- a CDS encoding YgfZ/GcvT domain-containing protein, with protein sequence MKTDFSFYTQLNDFSIISITGKDSESFIQRQYTQDIINIFQDKACFSGYCSHNGKVLFTTILWKEFDNNTKNIYCIIKNDIVEYFIKRLQLFILKSDVDIKIHKQELLGVCFAINDKTSFEEKHSIHLKDDEFEISHNKFGTWISAPSNNNKRFWLITNNISYQKFINSNFFEIKKTQALYQNIWHYNDFCTNLPFIGIQNSNLFIAQSINLDLIGAISFDKGCYPGQEVIARIHYKNKIKYRMTLGFCYLNNSVINKNLIGYDVFNKDDLIECGRIIDHVTLDNKIFILLELDINCNNKNIELYMKHPSQSFELQNSLQIFIK
- a CDS encoding VIT1/CCC1 transporter family protein, coding for MPAKEHHKIFRSAWLRASVLGANDGIISTSSLITGIASTSYDYFTIISAGIVGLIAGSLSMAVGEYVSVQSQADIENADLQMEQYSLKKNHEEELEELISIYVDRGVSYDLATQVASQLTDHNALDAHARDELGILIHNRARPLQAALASSISFALGSILPIMISIIVPVWCLIPSIIVGSVICLAILGAVSAITGGAKIWPAIRRISILGAISMIIASFSGSVFEFIL